AACTTTTAAAATAGGATTTATTTCAGGATATTTGAACTCTTCTAAATTTATATTCTCAAAAAGGTCAGTTTTTAACGTTACAAGTTCTCTACTTAAAAATGCATTTTCTTTTCCCTCAATTAATTTTTTTTGTAATGCACCTTTTATTTTATCAATATTTTCATAGATATTTTCAAGGTTTTTGTATTCATTTATAAGTTTTGCAGCAGTTTTAACTCCAATTCCTTTAACTCCTGGGATATTATCACTACTATCTCCTACTAATGCCTGAAAGTCTTTAAAATATTTTGGATGAACTCCAAACTTTTCTTTGCATTTTTCCTCATTAATTTCTATTTTTTTAATTGGGTCAAAAATAACAATTTTATCATCATCTATTAATTGATACATATCTTTATCATGACTTACAATTTTTACTTTAATACCATCATTAGCAGCTTTTTTAGCAAGTGATGCAATAATGTCATCACTTTCAAATCCAGGCATTTCTATCATTTTAAATCCCATCTCTTTTATTAAACCAATTGCAATTGGAAGTTGTACTTTTAAATCTTCTGGTGCTTCTGGTCGGTTTGCTTTATAATCTTTAAATATTTCTTTTCTAAAAGTATCTTTTTCTTTACTGTCTAATGTAAATACAACATAATCAGTAGGAAACTCTTTTCCAAGAGATGCAATAAAATTCATAAAACCTGTTATCATTCCAGTAGGTATTCCTTTTTTACTTTTAAGAGGAGGCAAGGCATAAAAATTTCGAAATAAAAATCCAAAAGTGTCGATAATAGTTAAAGTTGGCATTTAAAACCTTTTTTTATAAAATGTTATCATAAAAGGAGAAATATTGGATGTAGTTAAAACTATTAATATTAAAAATAGTGTAAGTCGTATTAGACATTTTGAAGATAAAATAGGAGTTATTGATAAAAAAAACACTTATAGAATTTTTAAAATTGAAAATTATGAATTAGATGGTGGTTTTAGAATAAATTTACCAGAGAATAATCCAATAGAAAATAGTGTCGACATCTCTTCGAGTGGAAATTATTTAGCAATTGCTATTAAAGGAAAAAATAAAACTACAATTTGGGATATTAATCAGAAAAAGCTTATTCATACATTAGGATGGCATAAAGGTGAAGTTTTAAGTGTAAGTTTTGATAATGAAGAAAATTATTTACTAACAGGTGGAATGGATGGAAGAGGATATTTATGGTCAATAGAAAGTGGTGGAATGGTTTTATCTTTACCTCCTCATCCAGACTATATTTTGGCTTCTTCTTTTAGCAAGAATTCTTTATGGTGTGCTACTGGCAGTTACGATAGATTAATTTCAATTGTAAATATAACTTCAATTAATATAAATTATAGGAAAAAATCTCACAGAGGAGCAATAACTAAAATAATTTTTCTTAAAAAATATATGATAAGTGGAGATAAAACAGGAGAAATTATTGTTTGGGATTATACAAAAGGGAAGATAATAGCAAAGCTTAGTGGTGTGTCAGATATGGTAATAGATATGGTTACTGATGAAAAAGAGGAATATTTATTTGTTATTAGTAAAGAAAAAAAAGTTTATTTATATTCTTTAAATGAGTTTGAATTAGTAACAGATAAATTTATTAAATTAAATGAATTTCCAAGTTGTTTAGAGTTTGTAGGAGAAAAATCTGAATTATTAATTGGTACTTTAAGTAGTAGTATTTATGTTTATAATATTTTTTCCGATAACAAAAAATTAATTAAATTTATAAATGAAAATAATTATGAAAAAGCCTATGAATTAATTAAAGAAAATCCTTTTTTAAAAAGAACTAATGAATATAAAACTCTTGAAGATAAGTGGAATAAGACTATTGAACTTGCTTACAAATTAATGGAAAAAGGAGATTATGATAAAGCTAAGTTTATTTTAAAACCTTTTTTAGCTGTACCTCAAAAAAGGACAATTATTCAAAATATACTTAACGATTTTGGAGAATTTGAAAAATTCAAACAAGCAGTACTTAAGTTGAAATATCCTCTTGCATATTCACTTGCTAATCAATATCCATCTTTTAAAGAGACAATTTATTATAAAAAAATGGAAAATGATTTTAAAAAAGTATTCAATAAAGCAAAAGAGTTGATTAAAATAAAAGGACAAGAAGAAAAAGTAAAAAAATTATTAATGCCTTTTAGAGGAGTTCCACAAAAAACACCATTAATTCAGGCACTTTTTAATGATAAACATTTATATGACTTACTTAATACGTTATTTTTAAAAAGACAATTTGATAAGTTTTTTGAGCTTATTTCAAGAAATCCATTTTTATATGAAAGTAGTGAATATGAAAATGCTATGAAGTATGCAGAGAAATTAGATAATGCAATAAGAGATTTTTTAAATAAAGGAGAATTTAAAAAAGTTATATCATATTCTAATATATTAAGGGATTTTCCAGAATATAAAGAAAAAGCAGAAGAATATATTAAAAAAGCAAAAGTATATATGAATTTTTTAAATGCTCTTTCAAATAATAATTTTGATTTAATAGAGAAAATGGTAATAGATTATCCTTTTTTAATAGATACTAATGATTATCAAGATTATAAAAAAAATGTTACTAATAAATTTAAACAAGTAGAAAAATATTCTGCTTTTGGAGATGTAGAAAATATTTTAAAAATTATAAAAGATCTTTTAAAGTCAAAAACATTTTATTATAAAATAATTGGATTGATTAAAAGTGCTTATCTAAATCAATTATTAAAGCTTTTACAAAAAAAAGACAAAAGTAAACTTGAAAAAGGAATTAATAATTATATTTCTTATTTTGATATGGATAATGAGATAAAAGACATTATAAATATTGCAAATAAATTAAACTTAAATATAAAAGTTACTTCAAGTGAAAAAAACAAGCTAATTGACCTTGAATTTATGCCTAAGTTTATTTGGGAGGAGGCTTAATTCTTCTTTTGTATTTATGTTAATTGAGAAATTTGTTTTTAATTTGTTTTTGTTTATTCCATAAATTCTTAAACTTTTTTTATCAAAATTTTTAAGCATAGTATAGTCATAATATCCAATTAATGGATTTTCTTTTGCGACTGCCTTTTTTAAAAGAAGTTTTTTTAAAGTTTTTTTATTTAACAAAGGGGTGTCAACACAAATTACAAAGACTTTTTTATGTTTTTTAATAATCTCTTCTAATGCAAAAATTGGGGCATATTCTTTACTTTTTTCAATAAAAAATGGATAATTTTTAAATTTTTTATATTTTGCTACAAAATAGACTTTTTTAAATATTTTTTTACAAAACTTATATTGGTGTTTGTAAAATAAAAAGGCTTTGTCATTTCCAAATCTGCTTGATTTTCCTCCTGCTAAGATAAAACAAGGAATTTTATTTTCTTTTAAATTCACCTGATTTTCCACCACTTTTATATTCAAGTTTTATATCAGTTAATACCATTTCTCTATCAATTGCTTTTGCCATATCATATATTGTAAGAAGTCCAACACTTACAGCAGTTAATGCTTCCATTTCAATCCCTGTTTTTGAAGTAGTTTTTGCTGTTGCAATTATTTTAAATCCATTTTCTATCTCTTCAATATCTATATCTACTCCATCAATTAAAATATTATGACACATTGGAATTAATTCACTTGTTTTTTTACTTCCCATGATTGCAGCAATAATTGCAGTTTGAAGTACTGCACCTTTTTTTGTTTTTTCTTCTAATATAGCTTTTTTTGTTTCTTTTTTCATATGAATTTCACCACTTGCAATTGCAATTCTTTTTGTGATTTCTTTTTCGCCTACATCAACCATTTTTGGATTATTTTTTTCGTTTAGATGAGTTAATTTCATATTTTTCCTTTAATAATTTTTTTATATTAAAATCTAAAATACTCCATAAAATACTTCCTACAATAAAACTAATTAAAAAAGGAAGCTTGATAATATTTAATACAATTAATGTTATTATTAGTGAAAGCAAAAAAGAAAAAATTTTATAATTTTTCATATTTCAAGCCATTTATTTAAGAAAAACAGTGTTAAATACCAAGTAAAAATTCCAATTAATAAACTTAAAACAATATTTTTTATCCAAAAACTACTAATATATGAAACTCCACCTGCAATGATGAATTTTGCTATTTTCATTTTAAAACACTCCATATCATTTTAATTGCTAACATATAAAGCATTATAGCAATAATTTTTTTGATTTGTTTTTGGTCTAATTTAAAATGCATTAAATAATTTCCAATAAATCCTCCAAGAATTGCTGCAATAGTTGCAATAAAAAGCAAATAAAAATCAATTTTTATAATGCTAAGATATGTTAAAAAAGCACTAAATGTAGAAAAGGGAATTACAAAACTTGTAATAACTGCAACTTTTTTAGTATCCATTCCCATCATAATTAAAGCAGGGACTACAATAGCACCACCTCCAACTCCTAAAAGACCACTTAAAATTCCAACAAAACTTCCAAGCAAAATCATAAAGCTTATAGTTATATTATTAAACTTTTTTTCTTTTTTACCAAAAAGTATCATACTTGCACTAAATACTAAAAATAGAGCAAATAAAATTTTAACAAAATGTTCAGGAATATATTTGCTAAGTATTGCTCCAAAAGGTGCAAATAAAGCCATTGTTAAAGCAAGAGGTAAGACTTCTTTTATATTAAGTGTTTTTCTTTTTATGTTCATAATAGTAGCAGTTAGGGTAGTTGAGGTATTTACAAATAGTCCTATTGCTTTACTTGCATTAAAATTAATGCCTAAAAAGTTTAGAATTGGCACTAATGCTACTGCACTTCCCATCCCACCAAGAGCAAAAAAAGTAGAAAGAATTAAAGTGATAAAAAAAACTTCGATATAAAACATATATTACTCTTTGTATTTTTAAACTTTTAATTTCTTTGCTTCTCCACCTCTTAGTGTTTGCATTAAATTAATAAGTCCATTTTCTAAAAATTTTGCATTAAATCCTTTTTCTTTTAAATAAGCTGCTGCAAATGGAGAGCGTCCTTGATTTGGACAAGCTATTACAATTAATTTATCTTTTGGAAGAGTATCTATTTTCTCTTCTATTTCCTCAGGAGAGATTTCTAATGCAAATGGTATTTTGAAAATATTTCTCTCAAAAGGCATTCTTATATCGACCAAAATTGCTTCTTTATTATTAAATTTTTCAACAAACTCATCTAATGTAATTTTTAAATCTTTATTGTTTTTTGGGATTGCATATTTAATCATATCTTTCCTTTTTGCCAAAATTATACAACTTTTTATGTTAAAATTTTACAAAAAAGGAGAAAAATGAAAAAGTGGTTATTTTTAATTCTTGCAGGAGTATTAAGTTTTAGTGCGAGTAATGATGATATTAATAAAAAACTTGATTTATTGCTCCAAAAAATAGACCAATTAGAAAAAAAAGTTGATGCAAAAGATAAACAAATTGAAGAATTAAAAAAAGAGCTTAAAAAAGAGCAAATTGCTATAAAAAAACAACAAGAATATACAAAAAAAGAATTTGCAATAAAAAGTTGTAATAAAATTAAAGTTGTATCTCTTAAATATAAATACCATAATGAGATTATTCCTTATTATGATTTAGAAATTAAGCTTAAAAATACTTATCCAGAAAATATAAAGTATATTAGAGGCTCATTATTTGCAGAAGATAGTGATAAAGTTAAAATTCTTCAAGATTATATTGATAGAGAAGTTGATTTTAAAAAAGGTGATATTATAACTATTAATAAAAAGCATACAATAAATAATGATTTAGAAAAATATTTAAAAGATGAAAATCCAAAAAACTTATATATCTATTTTAAACCAACAATGATAGAATTTTCAAATGGATATAGATTAGAGTGTAATTAACACTCTATTTTTTCATTTAATATTTTTAATTCTTGACAACTAAATCCTGCTTTTAATCTTGCAGATACATTTAAATCTTTTTTCTTCCAATCTTTAAAAAAATTATCCACAATTTCAAAGTATGTTTGAATTGGTTCTAAATTTAGTCTTTTGCATTCTCTTTTGAACCATTTATCACCTTTTTTTACATGAGGAATTTCTTCTTTTAAGATTATTTTTAAAGCTTCAATTACTTCTTTTGCAAAAGAGTCATTGTATCGGGAAAGTTTATTTATAATCTTTTCATTAGCATCAAGTCCATTTGCTTCATACCATCTTGGAATTATTGCCATTCTGCTTAATAAATCTTGTGTTTTAGTGGAGGCTTCAAATAAAGAATTATGCACAGGAAAGTCTCCATATTTATATCCTGTTTTTTCAAGCAAGGAATTAATTAATTTAAAATGCCTAATCTCATCATCGGCAACTTCAAGCCAATCTAAATAAAACTCTTTATCTAAATTTCTAAATCTATAACAAGCATCTAAGGCTAAATCTATTGCTGAGTATTCAATATGGACTATTGCGTGTAGTAAAATTGCTTTTTTTTCATTACTCTCAAATCCTCTTCTTCGAGGGACTTGACTTGGAGAGACTATTTTACAAAAGCTTTCATAACTTGGTTTTTTAAAAATTTTTGGTTTTTTGTTTGAATGGAAGTTAAAATTATTGATATTTTTATATAAATCATTAAACATACTAAATTTTTGTGGTATATTATCACAAGTAATTATCTCTTCTAAGGTTTTATAAAACATATAAAGCCTTTTTGAAATTATAGCAAAGAGCAAAGGTAATAGATGTTAAAAGATGGATTTGATAGGGTGATTGATTATATAAGAGTTTCAGTTACAAGTAGATGTAATTTTAGATGTATTTATTGTATGCCAAATACCCCTTTTGAGTGGCAACCTCACGAAGATGTATTAAGTTATGAAGAGATGTTTGAATTTTTACGACTTGCAATTGATGAAGGTGTAAAAAAGATTAGAATAACGGGAGGAGAACCATTAGTTAGAAAAGAGTTAGAAGTTTTTATTAAAGTGTTAAGTAAGTATAATAAGAATTTGGACTTAGCGTTAACTACAAATGGCTATTTTTTAAAAGAAAAAGCAAAAATTTTAAAAGAAGCAGGATTAAAAAGAGTAAATATATCTCTTGATACTTTAAAAAAAGATGTTGCTAAAAAAATTGTTCAAAAAGATGTTTTAGAGAAAGTATTAGAAGGAATTGATGAAGCTATAAAAGTAGGGCTTAAAGTTAAATTAAATTGTGTAGTTATGAAAGGTATAAATGATAATGAAATAACTGACTTATTAGATTATGCAAAAGATAAAGGCGTAATTATTAGATTTATTGAATTTATGGAAAATGAAAGAGCATATCCAGGTATTAAAAGAGTTGATAGTAAAGAAATTTTAGAAGAAATTTCAACAAAGTATAATTTTAAAGAGTTAAAAAAAGAAAATGAAGCAAGTAAATATTATAAATTAGATGATGGATATGTTTTTGGAATAATAGAACCTCACTCAGAAGATTTTTGTAAGAGTTGTAACAGAATAAGGCTAACAGCTGAGGGGTATTTAATCCCATGTCTATTTTTTACTGAAAGTTATAATATAAAAGAAGCTTTAAGAAAAAAAGACATTAAAAAAGCTGCTGAAATTCTAAGAGATGTTGTAAGAAATAAGCCTGAGAAAAATGACTGGCAAGAAGAAAAAATTAGTGATAGGGCTTTTTGGGAGACAGGAGGGTAAGGAAGTTATATAAATTGAAAATGAAAAATGGAGTAGGTAAATGGAAGAGATAAAGTTAGCAGCTAACGAGATAAAAAATGCTAAATATCTTTTAATTACAGCTGGGGCTGGTATGGGAGTTGATAGTGGGCTTCCTGATTTTAGGGGAAATGAAGGATTTTGGAGGGCATATCCAATAGCAAAAAAACTTGGTCTTAATTTTCAAGCATTAGCAAATCCAACTTGGTTTGATATTAATCCAAAACTTGCTTGGGCTTTTTATGGTCATAGGCTGAATTTATATAGAAATACAACTCCCCATAATGGTTTTTATATTCTAAAAAAATTACCTCATGAAAAATTTGTTTTTACTTCAAATGTGGATGGGCAATTTCAAAAGGCTGGATTTAGTGAGATGAAGATTGTAGAAATTCATGGAAGTATTCATTATTTGCAATGCAATAAGCCTTGTAAGCAAGAGATTTGGGAGAATAATGAAGAGATTGAAGTTGATATGGAAAAGTTTGAGGCTAAAAATTTTCCATATTGTAAATTTTGTAAAAAAATAGCAAGACCAAATATTTTAATGTTTGGAGATTTTAAATTTGTAGATAAAAGAGTAAATTTGCAACTTGCAAGATTTAGATATTGGCTTGATAGAATTGATGATAAATTAGTTATAATTGAAATAGGAGCGGGAAGTGTAGTACCTACTGTTAGGAATTTAAGTGAGGATGTAAAAAAGTTATATAATGCTACTTTAATTAGAATTAATCCAAGGGAGAGTTTTGGGGCTGATATTGAAATAAAACTTGGTGCAAAAGAAGCATTAGAGAAAATAAATTCTTATTTATGATACAATTTTAAAAAAAGGATTTTTATGAAAAAATTATTGTTTTTTATTTTATCAATTGTATTAGCTTTTTCATTTGAGATGGTTAATAATAAAAATTATAAATGTGAAGCAGTTTCTATTACTATTATGGATGGAAATCAAACAAGAAATATTCCAGTTACTCCAAAAACAAAAGAGTTAATTAAAAAAACTCTTAAAATGTTTTATAATATTGAAGCTAAAAGAAATAATAATACAGTTAATTTAACTGTTGGCAAAATAAATGAAGATTTCAATTATTTTCAAAAATGGAAAAATTATAATCAATACATAAATAAAGATAAAAGTATTATCTTTATGCCAGATAAAGATAAAAATTCAACAAATGTTGCTTTAATAATACCAGGTGAAAAGTTAATAATTTTTTATAAATGTAAATGAAAATTTTTGTATATGGTAGTTTAAAAAAAGGCAAAAAACTATCTTACTATTTAAAAAATGCTAAATTTTTAGGAGAGGCTATTACTTGTAAGCCTTATCCTTTAATTCTTTCAAAATCAAAATGGTATCCTTATCTTTTAGAAAAAAATGATGGGTTTAAAATTAAAGGTGAAGTTTATGAAATTGATTTTAAAACATTAAAAAAACTTGATAGATTAGAAGAAGCTCCATTTTATTATTATCGTAGAAAAATTTGTGTAATTTTAAATAATAAAAAAACAAAATCTTGGTGCTATTTTAAAAGAAAACCTATAAAATATAAAAAAAGAGATTTGTTAAGAGAATTTTAAATAATCACTTATTATTTTTGAATGGTCAAAAACTAACTTTTCAAATGGAATTTCTTCAAGTTTAAAAATAAATGCTTCTTTTGCATCATCTCCTGCTTGTGGTAATTCATATGCATTACAAATAAAAACACAACTTGCTGTATGAAGCCTTGGGTCTCTATTTGGATTTGAATAAATTCCTAAAAGTTTAACAACTTCTATTTCTAAATTAACTTCTTCTTTCATTTCTCGAGTTAATGCATCTTCTACACTCTCTCCATAATCAACAAATCCACCAGGCAAGGCATATCCAAGAGGAGGATTTTTTCTTTTTATTAATACAATCCCTTTAAATTGAGGATTAAAAATTCTAATAATTCCATCAACAGTTAAAAAAGGAGTTGGTTTTACCCACTCAGGAATTTTTACATTTTTCATTTTTAAAGTCCGGCTTCTTTTAGAGCTTCTGCTTGATAATGAGCAATTAGTGGGTCAATAATTTCATCAAATAGTCCTTCGTTCATAATTTGTTCAAGTCTATATAATGTAAGCCCGATTCTGTGGTCTGTAATTCTATTTTGTGGGTAGTTGTATGTTCTAATTCTCTCACTTCTATCTCCACTTCCAACTTGGCTTTTTCTCTCTTTTCCAATTTTTTCAAGTCTCTCTTTTTCAAGTTTTTCATAAACTCTTGCTTTTAAAATTTGAAGTGCTTTTTCTTTATTTCTTTGTTGACTTCTTTCATCTTGCATTGATACAGTAATTCCTGTTGGAATATGAGTCATTCTAACAGCACTTTCAGTCTTATTTACATGCTGTCCACCAGCTCCACCAGCTCTCATTACTTCAATTTTAATGTCTTTTGGGTCAAGTTCTATATCTACATCATCAACTTCTGGCATTACTGCAACTGTTACAGCTGAGGTGTGGATTCTTCCTTGCGATTCAGTTGCTGGAATTCTTTGAACTCTATGAGTCCCACCTTCATATTTTAATCTGCTATAAGCACCTTCACCTTTTATAAGTAAAATAATTTCTTTATATCCACCTATATCATTTTTACTTTCACTTACAATCTCTACTTTCCAGCCTTTATTATCAGCGTATCTTAAATATGCTTTCATTAAGTCACCAACAAATAAAGCAGCTTCATCTCCGCCAGTCCCAGCCCTTATTTCAAGGAAAATATTTTTATCATCATTAGGGTCTTTCGGAAGTAATAGGAGTTTTATCTTTTCTTCAAGTTTTGGGAGTTTTTCTTCTATTTCTTTAATTTCTTCTTTTGCAAGTTCGCTCATTTCTGCATCATCAAGCATCATTTTAGCTTCTTCAAGATTATTTAAAAGTTCTTCATACTCTTTTGCCTTATTTACAATTTCTTCGAGACTTCTTGCTTCTCTTGAAAGTTTTGTCATTTGTTTAATATCTTTTGTGATTTCAGGTGAAGAGAGTTTTTGATTAATTTCATTATATTTTTCAACGAAAGGTTTTAATTTTTCAATTAACATCAAGTTTTCCTTTGAGGATTTTTGTAATTATACAAAAAAGAAGAGGAGAATTAGCTTTTAGGTTCGATTGATTTAACTAAGTGATGTAGTCTGCTTATTTTTCTTCTTGCTGTATTTTTCTTTAAGATACCTTTATTAATATAGCTTTGGAATTTTTTGTTTGCTACTTTCCAATAATTTAAAGCTTGTTCGTAATTTCCTTCTTCAACTGCTTTTTCTACATTTTTTGTAATAGTTTTAATTCTTGTTCTATAATATCTGTTTCTTTCAGTTCTCTTTGCAGTTTGTCTAATTCTTTTTTGAGCAGATTTTGTATTTGCCATTTAGTTCCTTTTTTTGAAGCGTATTTTATAAAAATTTGGTAAAATTTGCAAATTAATTTTTCATTATAAAAAGGAAATGAAAAGGAGAGAGGATGAAATTATTTGGTACTGATGGAGTAAGGGGTAAAGCAGGGGAAGTTATTACACCATTTTTATCTATGAATTTAGCAATGGCATTTGGTGAATGTATACCAAAAAAGACAGGAAAAATTTTAGTAGGAAAAGATACAAGAAGAAGCGGTTATATGATAGAAAATGCAATTGTAAGTGGACTTACAGCTATTGGGTTTGATGTTATTCAAATAGGGCCAATGCCAACTCCTGCAATTGCTTTTTTAACTGAGGATATGAGATGTGATGGGGGAATTATGATTAGTGCATCTCATAACCCATACTATGATAATGGTATAAAATTTTTTGATAGTGAGGGAAATAAGTTATCGCAAGATATTGAAAAACAGATTGAAAAAAGATATTTTGAAAATAATTTTGAATTAAAAACTAATAAAGAAATTGGAAAAAGTAAAAGAATTGATGATGTAATAGGTAGGTACATTGTTCATATAAAATCTTCATTTCCAAAACATCTAAATCTTAATGGACTAAGAGTCGTTTTAGATACAGCAAATGGGGCAGCCTATAAAGTAGCACCCACTATTTTTAATGAACTTGGAGCTGATGTTATTACTATTAATGACAATCCAAATGGATTTAATATCAACTTAAATGCAGGAGCTATGCATCCAGAAATGCTTGCGAGTAAAGTAAGAGAATATAGAGCTGATATTGGTTTTGCTTTTGATGGAGATGCTGATAGATTAGTTGTTGTTGATGAAAAAGGTAATATTGTTGATGGGGATAAATTACTTGGTGCCTTAGCATATTATCTCCATAAGAAAAACAAACTTAGAAATAATGCAATAGCTGTTACTGTTATGAGTAATGGTGGTTTAGAAGAATTTTTAAAACAATATGGTATTAAAGTATATAGAAGTGCTGTTGGTGATAAGTATGTTTTAGAAGTTATGAAAAAATATGATTTAAATTTTGGGGGTGAGCAATCTGGTCATATTATTTTTAGTGATTATGCTAAAACAGGTGATGGATTAGTAAGTGCACTTCAATCTGTTGCTTATTTAATTGAAAGTGGTAAAAAAGCAAGTGAAGCTTTTAATTTATTTGAACTATACCCACAAGTCCAAACAAGTATAGTTGTTTCTCAAAAACCCCCTCTTGAAAAAATAGATGGAGCAAAAAATATTTTAAAAGAGGTTGAAAAAGAGGGATATAGACATTTAGTTAGATATTCTGGGACTGAAAATAA
This Caminibacter mediatlanticus TB-2 DNA region includes the following protein-coding sequences:
- the rpsT gene encoding 30S ribosomal protein S20, with protein sequence MANTKSAQKRIRQTAKRTERNRYYRTRIKTITKNVEKAVEEGNYEQALNYWKVANKKFQSYINKGILKKNTARRKISRLHHLVKSIEPKS
- the glmM gene encoding phosphoglucosamine mutase; this translates as MKLFGTDGVRGKAGEVITPFLSMNLAMAFGECIPKKTGKILVGKDTRRSGYMIENAIVSGLTAIGFDVIQIGPMPTPAIAFLTEDMRCDGGIMISASHNPYYDNGIKFFDSEGNKLSQDIEKQIEKRYFENNFELKTNKEIGKSKRIDDVIGRYIVHIKSSFPKHLNLNGLRVVLDTANGAAYKVAPTIFNELGADVITINDNPNGFNINLNAGAMHPEMLASKVREYRADIGFAFDGDADRLVVVDEKGNIVDGDKLLGALAYYLHKKNKLRNNAIAVTVMSNGGLEEFLKQYGIKVYRSAVGDKYVLEVMKKYDLNFGGEQSGHIIFSDYAKTGDGLVSALQSVAYLIESGKKASEAFNLFELYPQVQTSIVVSQKPPLEKIDGAKNILKEVEKEGYRHLVRYSGTENKLRLLVEGKDNKKAKELLDKLTKFFKSKLV